GTCAGAACAACAGAAATTGGGAAACATCATGGGCACAACACATGCTTTTATGCCAGGAATAAAATGTCAAAGCTCACATTCCGTGAGAGAACAACATTCAGGACATACAATTGATAAGTGACAATATGCACTTCACTGAAGGAAACAATCGACTAGGGATTGCAACTCTGCATCCGTACCAAATGATCTTCTCTACTTCATCTTTCATGGTGAGCCGATAGATGACAAGAAATAAACAGGTCTCTTCCGAGAGTatgttttcaagaaaagaagcCTTCGCCCATCTGCAGCTCTCACCAGCATCCACCCAAGGCTATAGGACACGTGACTCCCAAAGTTAAACAGGGCAGATAGCCCATGGAAAACAACCAAGCATGCCAAATCAGATGTTGGAAGAACTCAGCGCCATAACCTTGCACTGCTCATTCATGGCTAAGAGCTGCGCCTCTTTCTTGTCAAGCAGAGCACTAAGCCTCACATTCTCTTCCATAAGTTTCTGAACTTCAGCCTCTTTCTGCATTTTCTCACTCTCCAACTGACTAGTCTTTGCTACTAGCCTGCTTCATTTACAATGTAATCAACCACGTTAAACTCATAACAAGCGCAATGAAACAGGTGGAAGAAAAGAATTCTCCTAGGAGTATGTCATGTATGAAGAGAATCTCTCTCATTTCTTtacagttatactcatattacGAGTGTTTTCATTAATGTGGAACACCATTAACATGGAAAATACCTGCagacagtttttttttttaaaagtaagcTCCATAACTATTAAACAAACAGTTCAAtatgtgcaaaaaaaaaaagaggttctACTCATCCATTTACTAAGCATCTATAAAATGCCAAAGAAAAGGCAAAATGAGCAAGGGAAAAACAGAAGATACTGACCGCTCAAAAAGCCTCTCAATTGTCTGAAATTGCTTTTCTGATGAAAGAAGCGTCTCTCTTACACTAATAAGACTACTGACATAAGTTTTTAGTGATTCAAAATCTCGCTTAACACGGGCAAGCTCTAACTCATTTTCTGCAGCTCTTTGCCTCTGTCTAGAAGTTTCCCCAACCAACTCTTCAACCCTTTGTCGCATCTCATTCAGAATACAGTTTGTTCCCAAAGCAAAATTTTCCATCTCCTCTAACTTTGTAGACATGTTTTCAATTTGAACTGCCTTTCTTTTTATCTCTTCCTGGCCTACTGTTACCTTCTCTTTCTCCAAAGCAGTTTCAGATTCTGCCACTAAAACCCTCTTGACAAGGCATTCCATAACATCTGTCACCATTTGTACACCTTTCAGTAGTTCACCAATATAAGCTCCATCTTGTTCATCGAGTAAGTCATTATCACTGGCAAGCTTTGTCCAAGTTTCTTCCTCTAAATCTTCAAATGGAGAAAGATCCACGTTCCTTGACCATCCAGATAATGGTACACCATTTTTGTCCACAAGTCCCACTCCATCCACTTGTTTTATGCCGCAGGAGGTATGGGCCAGATGAGGAACAGCCATGATTCTTGCTTTGGATTTCAAGTATGTTAACATAGTTGCAGTAGTTTTAACTCGTCGCCATAAAAGATCCAACTCCTTCTTTGTGTCTTCCTCGGACCCTTGTACACATAACTTTACTTCTAGAAGTTTTACTTGCAAAGCATCCACTTGTGCCTGGTTTCTTTCCATCTCCTGCTTCCAATCCAACTGGGTTTGGCTCAACTGAGACTTAAAACCTGCCAGGTTGACATCTTCTTCTGTTGCCATCACCTTCAACAATCATGCAAGGCATGCTTaggaatttcaaaaaaaaaaaaaaagtgaagtgAATCACCAAAGATATGCACAATAAACACCAGCAGAAGGAAATATCTTCCAGAATATATACCAGTGACATGACTTATGTAGTTTCTAAGGTCCAGGTAAAAAGAATTTCAGTGAATCTTATGACAGCTCCATATTCATAATCCTATTTAGGTCGcggatgagagagagagagagagagatagagattGGGAGTGTGGTAGAGATTTACAACATGTAAGTGTCATAGAATCTGAAAAAACACAATGAAAATAAGAAGCCCGGGAACTATGTATGCAAGTACACATGTTCGTCTCTCAAAATCACATAAACGACCAAAAGACTGCTTGCCATTTGTATATGATTTGTCTGCTACTAAGTTCAAAGCCCAAATTTCATATCCAATTCTAATGCTGTTTCTCAATGAAATAAAACATCAGTGATCAGTACATGTAAAAAAGTAATCATCCATGCCGAAGGAGCAATGAACCTTGAACTCATATTAAAGACTCCTTTACATAATAGCAGAACTAGGAAATGAAAGTGCATCACCATcctttgagaaaaaaaaaatgaacagaaAAAGATAATACTTTTAGAAAGCAAATTAAGTAACCTAACAAAGATTTGGATAGTAAGCTAGTAAAATAACAACATATGTTTAACAAATCCACCAAAGGGAAAGCTTTTGTGGCTTTTTCCCATTCTAGCATATTAAAATTACACTATACTGTTAAGCTTTAGCTACACTGGCAACACCAGGATCGCCACCGCACTAAAGTGAGAAAAATTTGAACCCCAGATACTGAAATATGGTCCACAgatcaatcttcaccaaatcttctTAGAACATAAAAAGCTAATCAATTTCTATAGCTCAATAGTTAAATTAACACAACCCCGAGAGAAAAATCCCAACTTTAGCA
This sequence is a window from Coffea eugenioides isolate CCC68of chromosome 7, Ceug_1.0, whole genome shotgun sequence. Protein-coding genes within it:
- the LOC113778242 gene encoding filamin A-interacting protein 1-like, with the protein product MATEEDVNLAGFKSQLSQTQLDWKQEMERNQAQVDALQVKLLEVKLCVQGSEEDTKKELDLLWRRVKTTATMLTYLKSKARIMAVPHLAHTSCGIKQVDGVGLVDKNGVPLSGWSRNVDLSPFEDLEEETWTKLASDNDLLDEQDGAYIGELLKGVQMVTDVMECLVKRVLVAESETALEKEKVTVGQEEIKRKAVQIENMSTKLEEMENFALGTNCILNEMRQRVEELVGETSRQRQRAAENELELARVKRDFESLKTYVSSLISVRETLLSSEKQFQTIERLFERLVAKTSQLESEKMQKEAEVQKLMEENVRLSALLDKKEAQLLAMNEQCKVMALSSSNI